One Falco cherrug isolate bFalChe1 chromosome 11, bFalChe1.pri, whole genome shotgun sequence DNA window includes the following coding sequences:
- the SERPINE2 gene encoding glia-derived nexin isoform X3 yields MNRHFPLLFVLGTLTSVCSQFSFYPLEELSSDVGIQVFNQIVKAKPQDNVVVSPHGIASVLGVLQLGADGKTKKQLTTMMRYSVNGVGKALKKINRLIVSKKNKDIVTIANAVFAKSGFKMEVPFVTRNKEVFQCSVKSVDFEDPNAACDSINQWVKNETRGMIDQVVAPDDIDGSLTRLVLVNAVYFKGLWKSRFRPENTKKRPFYGADGKTYQVPMLSQLSIFRCGTTSTPNELWYNIIELPYHGEMISMLIALPTESTTPLSAIIPHISTKTIGSWMTTMVAKRVQVILPKFTAVAETDLKDPLKALGITDMFDQSKANFAKITRTEGLHVSHVLQKTKIEVSEDGTKASAATTAILIARSSPPWFIVDRPFVFFIRHNPTGTILFMGQINKP; encoded by the exons ATGAACAGGCACTTCCCACTTCTCTTTGTTCTTGGGACTTTAACATCTGTATGTTCCCAGTTCAGTTTTTATCCTTTGGAGGAACTTAGCTCTGATGTTGGAATCCAGGTCTTCAATCAGATAGTGAAAGCTAAGCCTCAGGACAATGTTGTTGTTTCTCCTCATGGGATTGCATCAGTCCTGGGGGTGTTGCAGCTGGGTGCTGATGGCAAGACAAAGAAGCAGCTGACAACTATGATGAGATACAGTGTAAATG GAGTTGGTAAAGCGTTAAAGAAGATAAACAGGCTCATAGTctcaaaaaagaataaagacatTGTTACAATTGCTAATGCAGTGTTTGCAAAGAGTGGCTTTAAAATGGAAGTGCCTTTTGTTACAAGGAACAAAGAGGTGTTTCAGTGCAGTGTCAAGAGTGTGGACTTTGAAGACCCAAATGCAGCATGCGATTCCATCAACCAGTGGGTGAAAAATGAAACGAGGG gtATGATTGATCAGGTTGTAGCTCCAGATGATATTGATGGCAGTTTGACCAGACTGGTTCTAGTAAACGCTGTGTATTTCAAGGGCTTATGGAAATCACGATTTAGAcctgaaaatacaaagaaacgTCCATTTTATGGAGCTGATGGGAAGACCTACCAAGTTCCTATGCTGTCCCAGTTATCTATCTTCCGCTGTG gCACTACAAGTACTCCAAATGAGCTGTGGTACAATATCATTGAGTTGCCATACCATGGTGAAATGATAAGCATGTTGATTGCTCTGCCTACTGAAAGCACAACGCCACTCTCTGCTATCATTCCCCACATCAGCACAAAAACCATAGGAAGCTGGATGACCACCATGGTAGCAAAAAGAGTGCAGGTTATTTTACCCAA ATTTACAGCAGTAGCAGAAACAGACTTAAAGGACCCTCTGAAAGCACTTGGTATTACAGATATGTTTGACCAGTCAAAGGCAAACTTTGCAAAAATAACAA GAACAGAAGGTCTTCACGTATCTCATGTTctgcaaaagacaaaaattgaAGTTAGTGAAGATGGAACCAAAGCTTCTGCAGCAACAA CTGCAATTTTAATAGCCAGGTCATCCCCTCCTTGGTTCATAGTAGATAGGCCATTTGTCTTTTTCATCCGGCACAATCCTACAG GCACAATCTTGTTTATGggacaaataaacaaaccttGA
- the SERPINE2 gene encoding glia-derived nexin isoform X2, whose protein sequence is MNRHFPLLFVLGTLTSVCSQFSFYPLEELSSDVGIQVFNQIVKAKPQDNVVVSPHGIASVLGVLQLGADGKTKKQLTTMMRYSVNAGSKEESQHHETSQLSPDHQQVLRGPPVVHRIQFENLCYGVGKALKKINRLIVSKKNKDIVTIANAVFAKSGFKMEVPFVTRNKEVFQCSVKSVDFEDPNAACDSINQWVKNETRGMIDQVVAPDDIDGSLTRLVLVNAVYFKGLWKSRFRPENTKKRPFYGADGKTYQVPMLSQLSIFRCGTTSTPNELWYNIIELPYHGEMISMLIALPTESTTPLSAIIPHISTKTIGSWMTTMVAKRVQVILPKFTAVAETDLKDPLKALGITDMFDQSKANFAKITRTEGLHVSHVLQKTKIEVSEDGTKASAATTAILIARSSPPWFIVDRPFVFFIRHNPTGTILFMGQINKP, encoded by the exons ATGAACAGGCACTTCCCACTTCTCTTTGTTCTTGGGACTTTAACATCTGTATGTTCCCAGTTCAGTTTTTATCCTTTGGAGGAACTTAGCTCTGATGTTGGAATCCAGGTCTTCAATCAGATAGTGAAAGCTAAGCCTCAGGACAATGTTGTTGTTTCTCCTCATGGGATTGCATCAGTCCTGGGGGTGTTGCAGCTGGGTGCTGATGGCAAGACAAAGAAGCAGCTGACAACTATGATGAGATACAGTGTAAATG CAGGAAGCAAAGAGGAGAGCCAGCATCATGAGACCAGCCAGCTCTCCCCGGACCACCAGCAAGTGCTCCGTGGACCACCAGTGGTCCACAGAATACAGTTTGAGAACCTCTGTTATG GAGTTGGTAAAGCGTTAAAGAAGATAAACAGGCTCATAGTctcaaaaaagaataaagacatTGTTACAATTGCTAATGCAGTGTTTGCAAAGAGTGGCTTTAAAATGGAAGTGCCTTTTGTTACAAGGAACAAAGAGGTGTTTCAGTGCAGTGTCAAGAGTGTGGACTTTGAAGACCCAAATGCAGCATGCGATTCCATCAACCAGTGGGTGAAAAATGAAACGAGGG gtATGATTGATCAGGTTGTAGCTCCAGATGATATTGATGGCAGTTTGACCAGACTGGTTCTAGTAAACGCTGTGTATTTCAAGGGCTTATGGAAATCACGATTTAGAcctgaaaatacaaagaaacgTCCATTTTATGGAGCTGATGGGAAGACCTACCAAGTTCCTATGCTGTCCCAGTTATCTATCTTCCGCTGTG gCACTACAAGTACTCCAAATGAGCTGTGGTACAATATCATTGAGTTGCCATACCATGGTGAAATGATAAGCATGTTGATTGCTCTGCCTACTGAAAGCACAACGCCACTCTCTGCTATCATTCCCCACATCAGCACAAAAACCATAGGAAGCTGGATGACCACCATGGTAGCAAAAAGAGTGCAGGTTATTTTACCCAA ATTTACAGCAGTAGCAGAAACAGACTTAAAGGACCCTCTGAAAGCACTTGGTATTACAGATATGTTTGACCAGTCAAAGGCAAACTTTGCAAAAATAACAA GAACAGAAGGTCTTCACGTATCTCATGTTctgcaaaagacaaaaattgaAGTTAGTGAAGATGGAACCAAAGCTTCTGCAGCAACAA CTGCAATTTTAATAGCCAGGTCATCCCCTCCTTGGTTCATAGTAGATAGGCCATTTGTCTTTTTCATCCGGCACAATCCTACAG GCACAATCTTGTTTATGggacaaataaacaaaccttGA
- the SERPINE2 gene encoding glia-derived nexin isoform X1 codes for MNRHFPLLFVLGTLTSVCSQFSFYPLEELSSDVGIQVFNQIVKAKPQDNVVVSPHGIASVLGVLQLGADGKTKKQLTTMMRYSVNAAGSKEESQHHETSQLSPDHQQVLRGPPVVHRIQFENLCYGVGKALKKINRLIVSKKNKDIVTIANAVFAKSGFKMEVPFVTRNKEVFQCSVKSVDFEDPNAACDSINQWVKNETRGMIDQVVAPDDIDGSLTRLVLVNAVYFKGLWKSRFRPENTKKRPFYGADGKTYQVPMLSQLSIFRCGTTSTPNELWYNIIELPYHGEMISMLIALPTESTTPLSAIIPHISTKTIGSWMTTMVAKRVQVILPKFTAVAETDLKDPLKALGITDMFDQSKANFAKITRTEGLHVSHVLQKTKIEVSEDGTKASAATTAILIARSSPPWFIVDRPFVFFIRHNPTGTILFMGQINKP; via the exons ATGAACAGGCACTTCCCACTTCTCTTTGTTCTTGGGACTTTAACATCTGTATGTTCCCAGTTCAGTTTTTATCCTTTGGAGGAACTTAGCTCTGATGTTGGAATCCAGGTCTTCAATCAGATAGTGAAAGCTAAGCCTCAGGACAATGTTGTTGTTTCTCCTCATGGGATTGCATCAGTCCTGGGGGTGTTGCAGCTGGGTGCTGATGGCAAGACAAAGAAGCAGCTGACAACTATGATGAGATACAGTGTAAATG CAGCAGGAAGCAAAGAGGAGAGCCAGCATCATGAGACCAGCCAGCTCTCCCCGGACCACCAGCAAGTGCTCCGTGGACCACCAGTGGTCCACAGAATACAGTTTGAGAACCTCTGTTATG GAGTTGGTAAAGCGTTAAAGAAGATAAACAGGCTCATAGTctcaaaaaagaataaagacatTGTTACAATTGCTAATGCAGTGTTTGCAAAGAGTGGCTTTAAAATGGAAGTGCCTTTTGTTACAAGGAACAAAGAGGTGTTTCAGTGCAGTGTCAAGAGTGTGGACTTTGAAGACCCAAATGCAGCATGCGATTCCATCAACCAGTGGGTGAAAAATGAAACGAGGG gtATGATTGATCAGGTTGTAGCTCCAGATGATATTGATGGCAGTTTGACCAGACTGGTTCTAGTAAACGCTGTGTATTTCAAGGGCTTATGGAAATCACGATTTAGAcctgaaaatacaaagaaacgTCCATTTTATGGAGCTGATGGGAAGACCTACCAAGTTCCTATGCTGTCCCAGTTATCTATCTTCCGCTGTG gCACTACAAGTACTCCAAATGAGCTGTGGTACAATATCATTGAGTTGCCATACCATGGTGAAATGATAAGCATGTTGATTGCTCTGCCTACTGAAAGCACAACGCCACTCTCTGCTATCATTCCCCACATCAGCACAAAAACCATAGGAAGCTGGATGACCACCATGGTAGCAAAAAGAGTGCAGGTTATTTTACCCAA ATTTACAGCAGTAGCAGAAACAGACTTAAAGGACCCTCTGAAAGCACTTGGTATTACAGATATGTTTGACCAGTCAAAGGCAAACTTTGCAAAAATAACAA GAACAGAAGGTCTTCACGTATCTCATGTTctgcaaaagacaaaaattgaAGTTAGTGAAGATGGAACCAAAGCTTCTGCAGCAACAA CTGCAATTTTAATAGCCAGGTCATCCCCTCCTTGGTTCATAGTAGATAGGCCATTTGTCTTTTTCATCCGGCACAATCCTACAG GCACAATCTTGTTTATGggacaaataaacaaaccttGA